The following is a genomic window from Alkaliphilus sp. B6464.
AAATGGAAGAGGCAAAGGCTAACAGTTTTGAACTAAAAGAATTTGTTGTAGGTAGAGATGGTATTGCCATTGCAGTAAATAAAGATAATCCTATAGAAGCTTTAACATTAGAACAGCTTAAAGATATTTTTACAGGAAAGATAACTAACTGGAAAGAGATAGATGGTAATGACGAAAAAATTGTAATTATGTCAAGGGAATCTAACTCAGGAACCTATGTGTTTTTTAAGGAATTTGTATTAAAGGACGAAGAATATGCTACCTCTGCTCTATTAATGCCATCAAACCAAGCTATAGTTGAAGGATTAAAACAAGATACAAGTGGAATTGGCTATATAGGGCTTGCTTATGCTAACGATGAAATTAAGGTTATACCTGTTAAAAAAGACGATAACAGCGAAGGTGTAATGCCATCCTTAGAAACTATTAATGCAGGGGATTACCCGGTTTCTAGACCATTATTCTTATACACAGCAGGAGACCCAGATGGTGTTGTTAAATTATATATGGACTTTATTATGGGACAAGAAGGACAAGGTATTGTTGAAGAAATTGGATTTATTCCGGTTAAGTAGCAGATATTGATTATTAATAGACTTAGGGGTTCGGGTGGAGTTAAAGCTCTATCTGAACTTGGTCTTTGCTATAGAAAATACGAGATAATCGTGAGGTGATTATATAAGGAAGCTACTATAAACATACCAAAAACCCAGCATAGGA
Proteins encoded in this region:
- a CDS encoding PstS family phosphate ABC transporter substrate-binding protein; the protein is MKKIALLLALVMAASVALIGCGKDTPTNKDNNSGSVEQNENNGVDFSKLVEIKGSDTMVNLGQLWAEQFMDKNPEAQLAVTGGGSGTGIAAIINGTADIAQSSRQIKDKEMEEAKANSFELKEFVVGRDGIAIAVNKDNPIEALTLEQLKDIFTGKITNWKEIDGNDEKIVIMSRESNSGTYVFFKEFVLKDEEYATSALLMPSNQAIVEGLKQDTSGIGYIGLAYANDEIKVIPVKKDDNSEGVMPSLETINAGDYPVSRPLFLYTAGDPDGVVKLYMDFIMGQEGQGIVEEIGFIPVK